In Malus sylvestris chromosome 16, drMalSylv7.2, whole genome shotgun sequence, the following are encoded in one genomic region:
- the LOC126606224 gene encoding growth-regulating factor 5-like isoform X2, which produces MSGSSVGNEGHAPLFTVAQWAEMENQALIFKYLKAGLPVPSELLAPIRTSFNLISPNFLRHHPTLASYSRKKMDPEPGRCRRTDGKKWRCSKDAHPESKYCERHMNRGRYRSRKLVESQTSSQSLSTVTSDSVIGICSHSGSFQSMPLHSMGNSGALCFGSNASELKMESIPYGVSNRGTRGCNGSEERNFVSEATSARCLRADSNVDNPWLLMAPQVPLKLEPRNSSLWLNNSSHLQTLQNMEPLSVNAEITKHEYVGEEFGLPGSQKHEQHSLQPFFDEWPKSKDLGFHQNDHRSNITELSMSNATVPAKFFPRSAESPRDAYT; this is translated from the exons ATGAGCGGGTCGTCGGTGGGCAATGAAGGTCACGCGCCGCTCTTCACAGTTGCGCAATGGGCTGAGATGGAGAATCAAGCTTTGATATTCAAGTATCTCAAGGCAGGACTCCCTGTTCCTTCTGAACTCCTCGCCCCTATTCGCACCAGTTTCAATCTCATTTCCCCCAATTTCTTACGCCACCACCCCACCT TGGCTTCCTATAGCCGGAAGAAGATGGACCCGGAGCCAGGGCGGTGCCGGAGGACGGATGGCAAGAAATGGAGGTGCTCCAAAGATGCACATCCGGAGTCCAAGTATTGCGAGCGGCACATGAACCGAGGCCGTTATCGTTCAAGAAAGCTTGTGGAATCACAAACTTCCTCTCAATCTTTGTCGACTGTGACGTCAGACAGTGTGATTGGGATCTGCAGCCACAGTGGGAGCTTCCAGAGCATGCCCTTACACTCAATGGGAAATAGTGGAGCTCTATGCTTTGGAAGCAATGCATCTGAGTTGAAGATGGAGAGTATACCATATGGGGTATCTAACAGGGGAACCAG GGGCTGCAATGGATCAGAAGAACGTAATTTCGTGTCAGAAGCTACGAGTGCGAGGTGTCTTCGGGCAGACAGTAATGTAGATAATCCGTGGCTTCTAATGGCGCCTCAAGTTCCCTTGAAATTAGAACCGAGAAATAGTTCTCTTTGGCTAAACAACAGCTCTCATCTACAGACATTACAAAATATGGAGCCATTGAGCGTTAATGCTGAAATCACCAAACATGAGTATGTTGGTGAAGAGTTTGGCTTACCAGGATCTCAAAAACACGAACAGCATTCTCTTCAACCTTTCTTTGACGAGTGGCCTAAGTCAAAGGATCTGGGGTTCCATCAAAATGATCATAGATCAAACATAACTGAATTGTCAATGTCTAATGCAACGGTTCCTGCTAAATTTTTCCCAAGGAGCGCTGAATCACCCCGTG ATGCCTATACTTGA
- the LOC126606224 gene encoding growth-regulating factor 5-like isoform X1, with protein MAKPLFSITVSKTEMSGSSVGNEGHAPLFTVAQWAEMENQALIFKYLKAGLPVPSELLAPIRTSFNLISPNFLRHHPTLASYSRKKMDPEPGRCRRTDGKKWRCSKDAHPESKYCERHMNRGRYRSRKLVESQTSSQSLSTVTSDSVIGICSHSGSFQSMPLHSMGNSGALCFGSNASELKMESIPYGVSNRGTRGCNGSEERNFVSEATSARCLRADSNVDNPWLLMAPQVPLKLEPRNSSLWLNNSSHLQTLQNMEPLSVNAEITKHEYVGEEFGLPGSQKHEQHSLQPFFDEWPKSKDLGFHQNDHRSNITELSMSNATVPAKFFPRSAESPRDAYT; from the exons ATGGCCAAACCCCTCTTCTCCATCACCGTCTCCAAG ACTGAAATGAGCGGGTCGTCGGTGGGCAATGAAGGTCACGCGCCGCTCTTCACAGTTGCGCAATGGGCTGAGATGGAGAATCAAGCTTTGATATTCAAGTATCTCAAGGCAGGACTCCCTGTTCCTTCTGAACTCCTCGCCCCTATTCGCACCAGTTTCAATCTCATTTCCCCCAATTTCTTACGCCACCACCCCACCT TGGCTTCCTATAGCCGGAAGAAGATGGACCCGGAGCCAGGGCGGTGCCGGAGGACGGATGGCAAGAAATGGAGGTGCTCCAAAGATGCACATCCGGAGTCCAAGTATTGCGAGCGGCACATGAACCGAGGCCGTTATCGTTCAAGAAAGCTTGTGGAATCACAAACTTCCTCTCAATCTTTGTCGACTGTGACGTCAGACAGTGTGATTGGGATCTGCAGCCACAGTGGGAGCTTCCAGAGCATGCCCTTACACTCAATGGGAAATAGTGGAGCTCTATGCTTTGGAAGCAATGCATCTGAGTTGAAGATGGAGAGTATACCATATGGGGTATCTAACAGGGGAACCAG GGGCTGCAATGGATCAGAAGAACGTAATTTCGTGTCAGAAGCTACGAGTGCGAGGTGTCTTCGGGCAGACAGTAATGTAGATAATCCGTGGCTTCTAATGGCGCCTCAAGTTCCCTTGAAATTAGAACCGAGAAATAGTTCTCTTTGGCTAAACAACAGCTCTCATCTACAGACATTACAAAATATGGAGCCATTGAGCGTTAATGCTGAAATCACCAAACATGAGTATGTTGGTGAAGAGTTTGGCTTACCAGGATCTCAAAAACACGAACAGCATTCTCTTCAACCTTTCTTTGACGAGTGGCCTAAGTCAAAGGATCTGGGGTTCCATCAAAATGATCATAGATCAAACATAACTGAATTGTCAATGTCTAATGCAACGGTTCCTGCTAAATTTTTCCCAAGGAGCGCTGAATCACCCCGTG ATGCCTATACTTGA